Below is a window of Nocardia asteroides DNA.
CATTGCCGTCGGCGTCGCGGATCTCCAGTGCCACCCCGAAGATCGCCCGGCCGACCGAGGCGTCGTCGGCGGCCAGATCCAGCGGGGTGGCGACCGTGGCCGCGGTGCCGCTCTCGGTGAGGCCGTAGCTGGTGGTGAGCGCGAACTGCAGCGACGGGATCTTCGCGCGCAGACTGGCCAGCAGCGCGGGCGAGGACGGCGCCGAGTTGAGCGAGAGCGCGGCCAGCGACGACAGATCATGCTGTGCCACATCGTGATCCAGCAAGCGCGAGGCCATGGTCGGCACCGCGGCCCAGTTGGTCACCCGCTCGCGCTCGACCAGGCTCAGCACCCGGCCCACCTCGAACGCGCCGTGCGGGAACACCGCGGCGGCACCGGTCACCAGGCGCGGGATGACGAGGTTGTGCAGGCTGGCGATGTGGAACAGCGGCGCGGTGACCAGGTACCGGCGGTCGCTGGGCCCGTCGCCCGGTGGCTGCCCGGTGAAGGCGGCCAGCATGGCGTCGGTGAAGCGGTGATAGTCGCTGATCGCCACCATGTTCCGCTGCGAGTGCACCACGCCCTTGGGCTTGCCGCTGGTGCCGCTGGTGTAGAGGATCACCGCCGGGTCGTCCTCGTCGACCGGAGTGGCGGGCAGCTCGCCGCCGCCGAACTCGGCGATCAGGGCGGGCAGGTCGGTCTCCATGGTGAGCACGGGGATCTCGGTGCCGGTCGCGGCCAGCAGCGCGGCCCGTTTCGCGTCGGCGATCACGACCGCGGGGGTGGCGTGGTCGAGGCCGTAGGCGATCTCACGCGGCGCCCACCAGGCGTTGTAGCCGACCGGGATCGCGCCCAGGCACTGGGCCGCCCAGAAGGTGATCACCCAGTCCGGGCCGTTGGCGGCCAGGATGCCGACCCGGTCGCCCTTGCCGACGCCGTACCGGGTGGCCAGGGCGGTGGCCAGCGCACCGGCCGCCGCGGCGTGCTCGGTGAACGACAGGCGCCGGTCCTCGGTGACCAGGTAGTCGCGCTCGCCCCAGCGCAGCGAGTGCTCGAGCAGGTCACGCAGGCTGCGGCGGCGCCGCGCGAGCACCGGAATCGGCACGCCGAGAACGGGTTCGACGGTCAGCTCGAACGGGGCGCCCGGCGCGG
It encodes the following:
- a CDS encoding class I adenylate-forming enzyme family protein → MTEVVDPQEFVAKVAAGLTAPGAPFELTVEPVLGVPIPVLARRRRSLRDLLEHSLRWGERDYLVTEDRRLSFTEHAAAAGALATALATRYGVGKGDRVGILAANGPDWVITFWAAQCLGAIPVGYNAWWAPREIAYGLDHATPAVVIADAKRAALLAATGTEIPVLTMETDLPALIAEFGGGELPATPVDEDDPAVILYTSGTSGKPKGVVHSQRNMVAISDYHRFTDAMLAAFTGQPPGDGPSDRRYLVTAPLFHIASLHNLVIPRLVTGAAAVFPHGAFEVGRVLSLVERERVTNWAAVPTMASRLLDHDVAQHDLSSLAALSLNSAPSSPALLASLRAKIPSLQFALTTSYGLTESGTAATVATPLDLAADDASVGRAIFGVALEIRDADGNAVPDGEEGEICIRSPYVMLGYWNDEAATAKAIDGERWLRSGDFGTVVDGRLTVSGRRTDLILRGGENVYPIEIENVLAEHPAVAECAVFGVAHPDLGQEVAAVVVAEPGAVDPEELRAFVAERLAYFKVPARWRITSDALPRNATGKVTRRDLAL